In Dyadobacter subterraneus, a single genomic region encodes these proteins:
- a CDS encoding pirin family protein, producing the protein MERKDFIRKGLMGTGMFVASASVGNVIKNDIDELKELDVIGFNHLPNTESKVKANTVLHKADTRGHANHGWLDSHHSFSFANYYNPDRMHFGVLRVLNDDRVDGGKGFGRHPHDNMEIISIPLEGDLEHKDSMDNVAVIKHGDIQAMSAGTGIFHSEYNKNEDQDAKFLQIWLFPKTKNVTPRYDQLTLNVEDRHNNLQQVLSPNPDDAGVWINQDAWFHMGKFDKDFSIEYKLKNPANGVYAFVLKGDITIEDHELNQRDGLGIWDTNSISIKANTQDAEVLLMEVPMSV; encoded by the coding sequence ATGGAAAGAAAAGATTTTATCCGTAAAGGCCTGATGGGAACCGGAATGTTCGTGGCATCAGCTTCGGTTGGAAATGTTATCAAAAACGATATTGACGAATTAAAAGAACTGGACGTGATTGGTTTCAATCATTTGCCAAATACAGAATCGAAAGTGAAAGCAAATACAGTACTTCATAAAGCAGATACCCGCGGACATGCAAACCACGGCTGGCTGGACAGTCACCACAGTTTCAGCTTTGCCAATTATTACAATCCGGACCGCATGCATTTTGGCGTGCTGCGTGTTTTGAACGATGACCGTGTTGATGGAGGAAAAGGCTTCGGCAGACATCCGCATGATAACATGGAAATCATTTCAATTCCTTTGGAAGGTGATTTGGAACATAAAGACAGTATGGATAATGTGGCTGTGATCAAACATGGCGACATCCAGGCGATGAGCGCCGGAACCGGAATTTTCCATAGCGAATACAACAAAAATGAAGATCAGGACGCCAAATTTTTACAAATCTGGCTGTTCCCGAAAACTAAAAATGTAACGCCAAGATATGATCAGCTGACACTGAATGTGGAAGACAGACATAACAATTTACAGCAGGTTTTATCCCCAAATCCTGACGATGCCGGTGTTTGGATCAATCAGGATGCCTGGTTTCATATGGGCAAGTTTGATAAAGATTTCAGCATAGAATACAAATTGAAAAATCCGGCAAACGGCGTCTATGCATTTGTATTAAAAGGTGATATCACCATCGAAGACCATGAGTTAAATCAACGCGATGGACTTGGAATCTGGGACACAAACAGCATTTCAATTAAAGCAAATACGCAGGATGCCGAGGTGCTTTTGATGGAAGTTCCAATGTCGGTTTAG
- a CDS encoding Crp/Fnr family transcriptional regulator, with the protein MFDRINTYMINHANLNADELSYFNSILQFKTFPKKTILLHEGEICNFEAFINKGCIRMYYIDENGFEVTLQFAIEDWWVSDIASFHDQKPSNMFIETLEECELLILSPQTKELLLAHVPQLERMFRILVQRNLSGLQGRLFKTIATSAQDKYLDFIKRYPTIPQRVPQHYIASYLGISAEFLSKVRTKLAKK; encoded by the coding sequence ATGTTCGACCGCATCAACACCTACATGATTAACCATGCAAACCTGAACGCGGACGAACTATCTTATTTTAATTCAATCCTTCAATTTAAAACCTTCCCCAAAAAAACGATTTTACTTCACGAAGGTGAAATCTGTAATTTCGAAGCATTTATTAATAAGGGCTGTATTCGCATGTATTATATTGACGAAAACGGTTTTGAGGTAACACTGCAATTTGCCATTGAAGATTGGTGGGTCAGCGATATTGCCAGTTTTCATGATCAGAAACCCAGTAATATGTTTATAGAAACACTGGAAGAATGCGAACTTCTGATACTTTCCCCACAGACAAAGGAATTATTGCTTGCTCATGTGCCTCAGCTGGAAAGAATGTTCCGGATTTTGGTGCAGCGAAATCTTTCCGGTTTACAAGGACGACTTTTCAAAACCATTGCCACCAGCGCACAAGACAAATATCTGGATTTCATCAAACGCTATCCGACTATTCCACAGCGCGTTCCTCAACATTACATTGCTTCTTACCTTGGCATTTCCGCCGAATTTCTGAGTAAAGTCAGAACCAAACTTGCCAAAAAATAA